One Lemur catta isolate mLemCat1 chromosome 15, mLemCat1.pri, whole genome shotgun sequence genomic window carries:
- the TRAF4 gene encoding TNF receptor-associated factor 4 isoform X2 yields the protein MPGFDYKFLEKPKRRLLCPLCGKPMREPVQVSTCGHRFCDTCLQEFLSEGVFKCPEDQLPLDYAKIYPDPELEVQVLGLPIRCIHSEEGCRWSGQLRHLQGHLNTCSFNVVPCPNRCPAKLSRRDLPAHLQHDCPKRRLKCEFCGCDFSGEAYESHEGMCPQESVYCENKCGARMMRRLLAQHATSECPKRTQPCTYCTKEFVFDTIQSHQYQCPRLPVPCPNQCGVGTVAREDLPGHLKDSCSTALVLCPFKDSGCKHRCPKLAMARHVEESVKPHLAMMCALVSRQRQELQELRRELEELSVGSDGVLIWKIGSYGRRLQEAKAKPNLECFSPAFYTHKYGYKLQVSAFLNGNGSGEGTHLSLYIRVLPGAFDNLLEWPFARRVTFSLLDQSDPGLAKPQHVTETFHPDPNWKNFQKPGTWRGSLDESSLGFGYPKFISHQDIRKRNYVRDDAVFIKASVELPRKILT from the exons aTGCCCGGCTTCGACTACAAGTTCCTGGAGAAGCCCAAGCGACGGCTGCTGTGCCCGCTGTGCGGGAAGCCCATGCGCGAGCCCGTGCAGGTTTCTACCTGCGGCCACCGCTTCTGCGACACCTGCCTGCAGGAGTTCCTCAG TGAAGGAGTCTTCAAATGCCCTGAGGACCAACTTCCTCTGGACTATGCCAAG ATCTACCCAGACCCGGAGCTGGAAGTACAGGTACTGGGCCTGCCTATCCGCTGCATCCACAGCGAGGAGGGTTGCCGCTGGAGTGGGCAACTTCGTCATCTACAG GGCCACCTGAATACCTGCAGCTTCAACGTAGTCCCTTGCCCCAATCGCTGCCCCGCCAAGCTGAGCCGCCGTGATCTGCCTGCACACTTGCAGCATGACTGTCCCAAGCGGCGCCTCAAGTGCGAGTTTTGCGGCTGTGACTTCAGTGGGGAGGCCTATGAG AGCCACGAGGGTATGTGCCCCCAAGAGAGTGTGTACTGTGAGAACAAATGTGGTGCCCGCATGATGCGGCGGCTGCTGGCCCAGCATGCCACTTCTGAGTGCCCCAAGCGCACCCAGCCTTGCACTTACTGCACTAAGGAGTTCGTCTTTGACACCATCCAG AGCCACCAGTACCAGTGCCCAAGGCTGCCTGTTCCCTGCCCCAACCAGTGTGGTGTGGGCACCGTGGCTCGGGAGGACCTGCCAGGCCATCTGAAGGACAGCTGTAGCACTGCCCTGGTGCTATGCCCATTCAAAGACTCTGGCTGCAAACACAGG TGCCCTAAGCTGGCAATGGCGCGGCACGTGGAGGAGAGTGTGAAGCCACATCTGGCCATGATGTGTGCCCTGGTGAGCCGGCAacggcaggagctgcaggagctgCGGCGAGAGCTGGAGGAGCTGTCAGTGGGCAGCGATGGCGTGCTCATCTGGAAGATTGGCAGCTATGGGCGACGGCTACAGGAGGCGAAGGCCAAGCCCAACCTCGAGTGCTTCAGCCCAGCCTTCTACACACACAAGTATGGTTACAAGCTGCAGGTGTCTGCGTTCCTCAATGGCAATGGCAGTGGCGAGGGCACACATCTTTCACTCTACATTCGAGTGCTGCCAGGTGCCTTTGACAATCTCCTTGAGTGGCCCTTTGCCCGCCGAGTCACCTTCTCCCTGCTGGATCAGAGCGACCCTGGGCTGGCTAAACCACAGCATGTCACTGAGACCTTCCACCCCGACCCAAACTGGAAGAATTTCCAAAAGCCTGGCACTTGGCGGGGCTCCCTGGATGAGAGTTCTCTGGGCTTTGGCTACCCCAAGTTCATCTCCCACCAGGACATCCGAAAGCGAAACTATGTGCGGGATGATGCTGTCTTCATCAAAGCCTCTGTTGAACTGCCCCGGAAGATCCTCACTTGA
- the TRAF4 gene encoding TNF receptor-associated factor 4 isoform X1, whose translation MPSLCGGTQSCSVPTRSAPSPSGGKPDLWLRARTPPPGGRKQSIEGQPGTEQADWLPLQRECHVQACWDLASEQLPPAVPFITGHRGANSLRGCYWHLRRASPTRGGGGSWGLQQALTLASSLHRCPQIYPDPELEVQVLGLPIRCIHSEEGCRWSGQLRHLQGHLNTCSFNVVPCPNRCPAKLSRRDLPAHLQHDCPKRRLKCEFCGCDFSGEAYESHEGMCPQESVYCENKCGARMMRRLLAQHATSECPKRTQPCTYCTKEFVFDTIQSHQYQCPRLPVPCPNQCGVGTVAREDLPGHLKDSCSTALVLCPFKDSGCKHRCPKLAMARHVEESVKPHLAMMCALVSRQRQELQELRRELEELSVGSDGVLIWKIGSYGRRLQEAKAKPNLECFSPAFYTHKYGYKLQVSAFLNGNGSGEGTHLSLYIRVLPGAFDNLLEWPFARRVTFSLLDQSDPGLAKPQHVTETFHPDPNWKNFQKPGTWRGSLDESSLGFGYPKFISHQDIRKRNYVRDDAVFIKASVELPRKILT comes from the exons ATGCCCAGCCTGTGTGGGGGTACACAGAGCTGCTCTGTGCCCACAAGAAGTGCTCCCTCCCCTTCCGGTGGCAAGCCAGACCTGTGGCTGAGGGCCAGGACCCCTCCACCAGGGGGAAGGAAACAGAGCATTGAGGGACAGCCTGGGACTGAGCAGGCTGATTGGCTGCCTCTCCAAAGGGAGTGTCATGTGCAGGCATGTTGGGATCTAGCATCAGAGCAGTTACCACCTGCTGTGCCCTTCATCACTGGACACAGAGGGGCAAACAGCCTAAGAGGCTGTTACTGGCACTTACGTAGAGCCAGCCCAacaaggggtgggggtgggagttggggactgcagcaggCTCTGACCCTGGCCAGTTCCCTGCATCGCTGCCCCCAGATCTACCCAGACCCGGAGCTGGAAGTACAGGTACTGGGCCTGCCTATCCGCTGCATCCACAGCGAGGAGGGTTGCCGCTGGAGTGGGCAACTTCGTCATCTACAG GGCCACCTGAATACCTGCAGCTTCAACGTAGTCCCTTGCCCCAATCGCTGCCCCGCCAAGCTGAGCCGCCGTGATCTGCCTGCACACTTGCAGCATGACTGTCCCAAGCGGCGCCTCAAGTGCGAGTTTTGCGGCTGTGACTTCAGTGGGGAGGCCTATGAG AGCCACGAGGGTATGTGCCCCCAAGAGAGTGTGTACTGTGAGAACAAATGTGGTGCCCGCATGATGCGGCGGCTGCTGGCCCAGCATGCCACTTCTGAGTGCCCCAAGCGCACCCAGCCTTGCACTTACTGCACTAAGGAGTTCGTCTTTGACACCATCCAG AGCCACCAGTACCAGTGCCCAAGGCTGCCTGTTCCCTGCCCCAACCAGTGTGGTGTGGGCACCGTGGCTCGGGAGGACCTGCCAGGCCATCTGAAGGACAGCTGTAGCACTGCCCTGGTGCTATGCCCATTCAAAGACTCTGGCTGCAAACACAGG TGCCCTAAGCTGGCAATGGCGCGGCACGTGGAGGAGAGTGTGAAGCCACATCTGGCCATGATGTGTGCCCTGGTGAGCCGGCAacggcaggagctgcaggagctgCGGCGAGAGCTGGAGGAGCTGTCAGTGGGCAGCGATGGCGTGCTCATCTGGAAGATTGGCAGCTATGGGCGACGGCTACAGGAGGCGAAGGCCAAGCCCAACCTCGAGTGCTTCAGCCCAGCCTTCTACACACACAAGTATGGTTACAAGCTGCAGGTGTCTGCGTTCCTCAATGGCAATGGCAGTGGCGAGGGCACACATCTTTCACTCTACATTCGAGTGCTGCCAGGTGCCTTTGACAATCTCCTTGAGTGGCCCTTTGCCCGCCGAGTCACCTTCTCCCTGCTGGATCAGAGCGACCCTGGGCTGGCTAAACCACAGCATGTCACTGAGACCTTCCACCCCGACCCAAACTGGAAGAATTTCCAAAAGCCTGGCACTTGGCGGGGCTCCCTGGATGAGAGTTCTCTGGGCTTTGGCTACCCCAAGTTCATCTCCCACCAGGACATCCGAAAGCGAAACTATGTGCGGGATGATGCTGTCTTCATCAAAGCCTCTGTTGAACTGCCCCGGAAGATCCTCACTTGA
- the FAM222B gene encoding protein FAM222B isoform X1 yields the protein MLACLPGPGDLSFQLLSHTQMNTGLQKWDTTQKMRTAHYPTPAELDAYAKKVANNPLTIKIFPNSVKVPQRKHVRRTVNGLDTSAQRYSPYPTQAATKAGLLAIVKVPAKSILKDFDGTRARLLPEAIMNPPVAPYATVAPSTLAHPQAQALARQQALQHAQTLAHAPPQTLQHPQGIPPPQALSHPQSLQQPQGLGHPQPMAQTQGLVHPQALAHQGLQQPPNPLLHGGRKMPDSDAPPNVTVSTSTIPLSMAATLQHSQPPDLSSIVHQINQFCQTRAGISTTSVCEGQIANPSPISRSLLINASTRVSTHSVPTPMPSCVVNPMEHTHAATAALPATGPVNLPTGISRAPTGYPSDLKPVAWNQHQLAHLQQMCSEAGGTPAPGLTGKHAAGRELAGPGFVGKAPAYPQELCLAQSFHLKPPMEKPTPSPPVNGLAAPLAYPNGHYFQPLWNNILPTPNSDSSGSQDLTMPFHGGQPTGAPLDCTAAPGAHYRAGTGGGPVASQNSLMQTVDYLSGDFQQACFREQSLAMLSKAHRAPGSRAPDPTDSRLHIQHPGYR from the coding sequence gggACACTACACAGAAAATGAGAACTGCTCACTATCCTACCCCAGCCGAATTGGATGCGTATGCTAAGAAGGTCGCGAACAACCCACTGACTATAAAAATCTTCCCCAACAGTGTGAAGGTTCCCCAGCGGAAACACGTTCGTCGTACTGTGAACGGCCTGGACACATCAGCCCAGCGCTACAGCCCCTACCCGACGCAGGCTGCCACCAAGGCAGGCCTGCTTGCCATTGTCAAAGTGCCAGCCAAAAGCATACTCAAGGACTTTGACGGCACCCGAGCCCGGTTGCTCCCTGAGGCCATCATGAACCCCCCAGTGGCGCCCTATGCTACTGTGGCACCCAGCACTTTagcccacccccaggcccaggctctGGCCCGCCAGCAGGCCCTGCAGCATGCACAGACCCTGGCCCATGCCCCTCCCCAGACGCTGCAGCACCCTCAGGGTATCCCGCCACCCCAGGCGCTGTCCCACCCTCAGAGCCTCCAGCAGCCTCAGGGTCTGGGCCACCCTCAGCCCATGGCCCAAACCCAGGGCTTGGTCCACCCTCAGGCCCTGGCTCACCAGGGTCTCCAGCAACCCCCCAATCCCTTGCTGCACGGAGGCCGGAAGATGCCAGACTCAGATGCCCCCCCGAATGTGACCGTGTCTACCTCAACTATCCCCCTTTCAATGGCGGCCACCCTGCAGCACAGCCAGCCCCCGGACCTGAGCAGCATCGTGCACCAGATCAACCAGTTTTGCCAGACGAGGGCAGGCATCAGCACTACCTCAGTGTGTGAGGGCCAGATCGCCAACCCCAGCCCCATTAGTCGCAGTCTGCTCATCAATGCAAGCACCCGGGTGTCGACCCACAGCGTCCCCACACCAATGCCTTCATGTGTGGTCAATCCCATGGAGCACACCCATGCGGCCACGGCCGCATTACCTGCTACAGGTCCTGTCAACCTGCCTACAGGCATTTCTCGAGCCCCAACTGGCTACCCTAGCGACCTCAAGCCAGTCGCCTGGAACCAGCACCAGCTGGCCCACCTACAACAGATGTGCAGTGAGGCTGGTGGAACGCCAGCCCCTGGCCTGACAGGCAAGCATGCAGCAGGACGCGAGTTGGCAGGGCCTGGCTTTGTGGGCAAGGCCCCTGCCTACCCGCAGGAACTCTGCCTGGCACAGTCCTTTCATCTGAAGCCACCCATGGAAAAGCCGACCCCATCCCCACCGGTCAACGGCCTGGCAGCCCCACTGGCCTACCCCAATGGTCACTATTTCCAACCCCTGTGGAACAACATTCTGCCCACTCCCAATAGCGACAGCTCGGGGTCTCAGGACCTCACCATGCCGTTCCATGGTGGGCAGCCCACAGGTGCACCCCTCGACTGTACGGCAGCTCCTGGGGCCCACTACCGAGCAGGGACCGGGGGCGGTCCAGTGGCAAGCCAGAACAGCTTGATGCAAACAGTGGATTACCTAAGTGGGGATTTCCAGCAGGCCTGCTTCCGAGAACAGAGCCTGGCCATGCTCAGCAAGGCCCACCGAGCCCCTGGCAGCCGAGCCCCTGATCCCACAGATAGTCGTCTTCATATTCAGCACCCGGGGTATAGATAG
- the FAM222B gene encoding protein FAM222B isoform X2 — translation MRTAHYPTPAELDAYAKKVANNPLTIKIFPNSVKVPQRKHVRRTVNGLDTSAQRYSPYPTQAATKAGLLAIVKVPAKSILKDFDGTRARLLPEAIMNPPVAPYATVAPSTLAHPQAQALARQQALQHAQTLAHAPPQTLQHPQGIPPPQALSHPQSLQQPQGLGHPQPMAQTQGLVHPQALAHQGLQQPPNPLLHGGRKMPDSDAPPNVTVSTSTIPLSMAATLQHSQPPDLSSIVHQINQFCQTRAGISTTSVCEGQIANPSPISRSLLINASTRVSTHSVPTPMPSCVVNPMEHTHAATAALPATGPVNLPTGISRAPTGYPSDLKPVAWNQHQLAHLQQMCSEAGGTPAPGLTGKHAAGRELAGPGFVGKAPAYPQELCLAQSFHLKPPMEKPTPSPPVNGLAAPLAYPNGHYFQPLWNNILPTPNSDSSGSQDLTMPFHGGQPTGAPLDCTAAPGAHYRAGTGGGPVASQNSLMQTVDYLSGDFQQACFREQSLAMLSKAHRAPGSRAPDPTDSRLHIQHPGYR, via the coding sequence ATGAGAACTGCTCACTATCCTACCCCAGCCGAATTGGATGCGTATGCTAAGAAGGTCGCGAACAACCCACTGACTATAAAAATCTTCCCCAACAGTGTGAAGGTTCCCCAGCGGAAACACGTTCGTCGTACTGTGAACGGCCTGGACACATCAGCCCAGCGCTACAGCCCCTACCCGACGCAGGCTGCCACCAAGGCAGGCCTGCTTGCCATTGTCAAAGTGCCAGCCAAAAGCATACTCAAGGACTTTGACGGCACCCGAGCCCGGTTGCTCCCTGAGGCCATCATGAACCCCCCAGTGGCGCCCTATGCTACTGTGGCACCCAGCACTTTagcccacccccaggcccaggctctGGCCCGCCAGCAGGCCCTGCAGCATGCACAGACCCTGGCCCATGCCCCTCCCCAGACGCTGCAGCACCCTCAGGGTATCCCGCCACCCCAGGCGCTGTCCCACCCTCAGAGCCTCCAGCAGCCTCAGGGTCTGGGCCACCCTCAGCCCATGGCCCAAACCCAGGGCTTGGTCCACCCTCAGGCCCTGGCTCACCAGGGTCTCCAGCAACCCCCCAATCCCTTGCTGCACGGAGGCCGGAAGATGCCAGACTCAGATGCCCCCCCGAATGTGACCGTGTCTACCTCAACTATCCCCCTTTCAATGGCGGCCACCCTGCAGCACAGCCAGCCCCCGGACCTGAGCAGCATCGTGCACCAGATCAACCAGTTTTGCCAGACGAGGGCAGGCATCAGCACTACCTCAGTGTGTGAGGGCCAGATCGCCAACCCCAGCCCCATTAGTCGCAGTCTGCTCATCAATGCAAGCACCCGGGTGTCGACCCACAGCGTCCCCACACCAATGCCTTCATGTGTGGTCAATCCCATGGAGCACACCCATGCGGCCACGGCCGCATTACCTGCTACAGGTCCTGTCAACCTGCCTACAGGCATTTCTCGAGCCCCAACTGGCTACCCTAGCGACCTCAAGCCAGTCGCCTGGAACCAGCACCAGCTGGCCCACCTACAACAGATGTGCAGTGAGGCTGGTGGAACGCCAGCCCCTGGCCTGACAGGCAAGCATGCAGCAGGACGCGAGTTGGCAGGGCCTGGCTTTGTGGGCAAGGCCCCTGCCTACCCGCAGGAACTCTGCCTGGCACAGTCCTTTCATCTGAAGCCACCCATGGAAAAGCCGACCCCATCCCCACCGGTCAACGGCCTGGCAGCCCCACTGGCCTACCCCAATGGTCACTATTTCCAACCCCTGTGGAACAACATTCTGCCCACTCCCAATAGCGACAGCTCGGGGTCTCAGGACCTCACCATGCCGTTCCATGGTGGGCAGCCCACAGGTGCACCCCTCGACTGTACGGCAGCTCCTGGGGCCCACTACCGAGCAGGGACCGGGGGCGGTCCAGTGGCAAGCCAGAACAGCTTGATGCAAACAGTGGATTACCTAAGTGGGGATTTCCAGCAGGCCTGCTTCCGAGAACAGAGCCTGGCCATGCTCAGCAAGGCCCACCGAGCCCCTGGCAGCCGAGCCCCTGATCCCACAGATAGTCGTCTTCATATTCAGCACCCGGGGTATAGATAG